One region of Triticum aestivum cultivar Chinese Spring chromosome 6B, IWGSC CS RefSeq v2.1, whole genome shotgun sequence genomic DNA includes:
- the LOC123135879 gene encoding glycine-rich protein 2 (The sequence of the model RefSeq protein was modified relative to this genomic sequence to represent the inferred CDS: added 35 bases not found in genome assembly) — translation MAMEARMKGTVKWFNDTKGFGFISPDDGSEDLFVHQSSIKADGFRSLAEGEVVEFAVSEGDDGRTKAVDVTGPDGSFVQGGAGGGGGGGGFGSRGGGGSRGGGGFGGRGGDGSGGYGGGYGGGGGGGWGGQRRSGGGGAGGACFKCGEPGHMARDCSVNGPAGGGGGGGCYKCGEQGHIARDCFNGGGGGGGGGYGGGGGGNCYNCGEPGHIARDCPTSSGFGGGGGGRFGGGGGGGGDRSCYNCGEPGHISRDCTK, via the exons ATGGCGATGGAGGCGCGGATGAAGGGGACGGTCAAGTGGTTCAACGACACCAAGGGGTTCGGCTTCATCTCCCCCGACGACGGCAGCGAGGACCTCTTCGTCCACCAGTCCTCCATCAAGGCCGACGGCTTCCGCTCGCTGGCCGAGGGCGAGGTCGTCGAGTTCGCCGTCTCGGAGGGCGACGACGGCCGCACCAAGGCCGTCGACGTCACCGGCCCCGACGGATCCTTCGTGcagggcggcgcgggcggtggcggtggcgggggcggcttCGGATCCCGTGGCGGTGGCGGATCTCGCGGCGGCGGGGGCTTCGGCGGCCGCGGCGGGGACGGATCTGGCGGCTACGGAGGTGGGtacggtggtggcggtggcggaggctggggcgGCCAGAGGAGATCCGGCGGTGGAGGCGCCGGTGGGGCCTGCTTCAAGTGCGGGGAGCCTGGCCACATGGCCAGGGACTGCTCGGT GCTACAAGTGCGGCGAGCAGGGCCACATCGCCAGGGACTgcttcaacggcggcggcggcggaggaggcggcggctacggcggcggcggcggcggcaactgcTACAACTGCGGCGAGCCGGGCCACATCGCGAGGGACTGCCCCACCAGCAGCGGctttggcgggggcggcggcgggaggttcggcggaggaggcggcggcggcggcgaccgctcCTGCTACAACTGCGGCGAGCCCGGCCACATCTCCCGCGACTGCACCAAGTGA
- the LOC123138850 gene encoding putative F-box/LRR-repeat protein At5g02930 yields MPPRKKRKSAPALTVVSAPDHISALPDSMLHHVLSFLPVQAAVRTCVLARRWRHLWRSTTGLRIVGLDDKKHLRNFMHHLLVLRERTDLDTVEIKLGVFVEEDQTHVNLWTRFAVMCSARALTLHVSGPLRLYLDDLPLVSRHLRTLDLHDVDLPKSFIDFAGCPALEGLKMNLCSVSVGRISSCSLRHLSITGCHFGLGRRVIVSAPGLVSLILKLVGSSDTKTPCLESMASLETARVYLGLNCADVCLNYDDSGHFCGANDKACNNCVPIKDDGSGDAVLLGGISSATHLELRSLPRKVWH; encoded by the coding sequence ATGCCTCCTAGGAAGAAGCGCAAGAGCGCGCCGGCGCTGACGGTGGTGAGCGCCCCGGACCACATCAGCGCCCTCCCCGACAGCATGCTCCACCACGTGCTCTCCTTCCTCCCGGTTCAGGCGGCCGTGCGGACGTGCGTGCTCGCCCGGCGCTGGCGCCACCTCTGGAGGTCCACCACCGGCCTGCGCATCGTCGGGCTCGATGACAAGAAGCACCTCCGGAACTTCATGCACCACCTGCTCGTCCTGCGTGAGCGCACCGATCTAGACACTGTCGAGATCAAGCTCGGGGTATTCGTGGAAGAAGACCAGACTCACGTGAACCTCTGGACCCGCTTCGCCGTGATGTGCAGTGCCCGGGCGCTCACCCTCCATGTGAGCGGCCCTCTACGCCTCTACCTGGACGACCTGCCTCTCGTCTCTCGGCATCTCAGAACGCTGGACCTTCACGATGTAGACCTACCAAAGAGCTTTATTGATTTCGCTGGCTGCCCAGCGTTGGAGGGTCTGAAGATGAACCTCTGCAGCGTCAGCGTCGGCAGGATATCGTCGTGTTCCCTGAGGCATCTGAGCATCACCGGCTGCCACTTCGGCTTGGGTCGCCGGGTGATCGTTTCTGCTCCGGGCCTCGTCTCTCTGATCCTGAAACTAGTCGGATCGTCGGACACTAAAACGCCTTGCCTTGAGAGCATGGCGTCGCTAGAGACGGCGCGTGTTTATCTTGGCCTTAACTGCGCGGATGTATGTTTGAATTACGACGACTCTGGTCATTTCTGTGGAGCTAATGATAAAGCATGTAACAATTGTGTTCCCATTAAGGATGATGGCAGCGGCGATGCTGTGCTTCTGGGTGGTATCTCAAGTGCTACACATCTTGAGCTGAGATCTCTACCTAGAAAGGTATGGCATTAG